The following proteins are encoded in a genomic region of Phycisphaera sp.:
- a CDS encoding TIGR03067 domain-containing protein produces the protein MSKPLPHRPNLDHLRRQAKTLLAGIRAGDPDAVQLLTKHLPSAKGMTGKAAAAAGIRLADAQFAIARSTGFGSWPKLSQHVELLRSLEGTWTFESLEVGGNQVPAAHTQHSRILIDGDRFRTESPEAIYEGVFNIDAEASPQHIDIEFTEGPEAGNWNHGIFKLDGDKLEICLDMTGEPRPREFDTEAGRGHAYEVLIRQPGTSPKTLKDTGAQTVSDLHSPEETPAAPSGCGCAASINRLVPYVHVADVEASLAFYTMLGFTPVKAMADDDGKMFWVLARSAAAEIMLAQSSGPIDAEQQAVLFYMYSPDLSALRANLIERGLRDAGAYSGARSPDDTTRMVHEIAHPHHMKSGEMRIIDPDGYVILVGQLD, from the coding sequence ATGAGCAAGCCGCTCCCCCACCGTCCGAATCTCGACCACCTCCGTCGCCAGGCCAAGACCCTCCTCGCAGGGATCCGGGCCGGAGACCCAGACGCGGTTCAACTCCTTACCAAGCACCTGCCTTCCGCAAAGGGCATGACCGGGAAAGCCGCTGCCGCCGCGGGCATCCGCCTCGCCGATGCTCAGTTTGCGATCGCACGCAGCACAGGCTTCGGCAGCTGGCCAAAGCTGTCCCAGCACGTCGAGTTGCTGCGCAGCCTGGAGGGGACCTGGACCTTCGAGTCCCTCGAAGTCGGTGGCAACCAAGTCCCCGCCGCACACACCCAGCATTCACGCATCCTGATCGACGGCGATCGGTTCCGAACAGAGTCCCCCGAGGCGATCTACGAGGGCGTCTTCAACATCGACGCCGAAGCCTCGCCGCAGCACATCGATATCGAGTTCACCGAGGGCCCGGAAGCGGGGAATTGGAACCACGGCATCTTCAAACTCGACGGCGACAAACTCGAGATCTGCCTCGATATGACCGGCGAGCCGCGCCCTCGAGAGTTCGACACCGAGGCGGGCCGCGGCCATGCGTACGAGGTGCTCATCCGGCAACCGGGCACATCGCCGAAAACCCTCAAAGACACAGGTGCCCAGACCGTTTCTGATCTCCACAGCCCCGAGGAAACGCCCGCTGCCCCCTCCGGCTGCGGATGCGCCGCGTCGATCAACCGGCTGGTCCCATACGTGCATGTTGCGGATGTCGAAGCGTCGTTGGCGTTTTACACAATGCTCGGCTTCACGCCCGTCAAAGCGATGGCAGACGACGATGGAAAGATGTTCTGGGTGCTCGCACGCAGCGCAGCCGCCGAGATCATGCTCGCTCAGTCGTCCGGCCCAATCGACGCCGAGCAACAGGCGGTGCTGTTCTACATGTACAGCCCCGACCTGAGCGCCCTGCGAGCGAACCTGATCGAACGAGGGTTACGAGATGCGGGCGCCTATAGCGGAGCACGCAGCCCGGACGACACGACACGCATGGTCCACGAGATCGCCCATCCCCACCACATGAAAAGTGGTGAGATGCGCATCATCGATCCCGATGGCTACGTGATTCTCGTCGGGCAGCTGGATTGA
- a CDS encoding biopolymer transporter ExbD codes for MLIGKKQDEAGPSIEMTPIIDMVFLLLIFFLVATTYQQSERELAIALPEAEAAGPISTMLREIIINIDSEGTIIIGGQTHTLEELRSLVADAVRVNPDQKVSVRGDKDIAYGTIARVLDVCKAAGVQQPFLDTVPLG; via the coding sequence GTGCTCATCGGCAAGAAACAAGACGAGGCGGGCCCGAGCATCGAGATGACGCCGATCATCGACATGGTGTTCCTGCTGCTCATCTTCTTCCTGGTGGCGACGACCTACCAGCAGAGCGAGCGGGAACTGGCGATCGCGCTGCCCGAGGCCGAGGCCGCCGGCCCGATCTCAACGATGCTGCGCGAGATCATCATTAATATCGACAGCGAGGGCACCATCATCATCGGTGGGCAGACGCACACGCTCGAAGAGCTGCGCTCGCTCGTCGCCGACGCCGTCCGCGTGAACCCCGATCAGAAGGTTTCGGTGCGAGGCGATAAGGACATCGCCTACGGCACCATCGCTCGTGTGCTGGACGTCTGCAAGGCCGCGGGCGTGCAGCAGCCATTCCTCGACACCGTGCCGCTCGGATAA
- a CDS encoding MotA/TolQ/ExbB proton channel family protein, with product MTISYLLAQSGTPSVFELATKGGIMMIPIVLCSLVVVAVVLERLAVLRKPRVVPPGFEKKLHAAMQSGGPAEATEACKKNQSPAARIIAAGLDKLGHAHEIVEKHLTAQGEHELFLLRKRLRMLTVIAAIAPLLGLTGTIFGMIRAFQTVAMSGESLGKAELLAGGIYEAMITTAAGLLVAIPTIIFYHWLVSRVDIIARELDRVAVDFVERYVLEPGQHPRNLPSHSNGATTRAPAVAAGAEA from the coding sequence ATGACGATTTCTTACTTGCTCGCGCAGAGCGGAACACCCTCGGTATTCGAGCTGGCCACCAAGGGCGGCATCATGATGATCCCCATCGTGCTGTGCTCGCTGGTGGTCGTTGCTGTCGTACTCGAACGCCTGGCGGTGCTGCGCAAGCCGCGCGTTGTGCCTCCGGGCTTCGAGAAGAAGCTGCACGCCGCGATGCAATCCGGTGGGCCGGCCGAAGCAACGGAAGCCTGCAAGAAGAACCAGAGCCCCGCCGCCCGCATCATCGCAGCAGGTCTCGACAAGCTGGGCCACGCGCACGAGATCGTCGAGAAGCATCTGACCGCCCAGGGCGAGCACGAGCTGTTCCTGCTCCGCAAACGCCTGCGCATGCTCACGGTCATCGCCGCCATCGCGCCGCTGCTGGGCCTGACGGGCACCATCTTCGGCATGATCCGCGCCTTCCAGACGGTCGCGATGTCGGGCGAGAGCCTGGGCAAGGCCGAACTGCTGGCCGGCGGTATCTACGAGGCCATGATCACGACAGCCGCTGGCCTGCTGGTGGCGATCCCGACGATCATCTTCTACCACTGGCTTGTATCACGCGTCGACATCATCGCCCGCGAGCTCGACCGCGTGGCCGTCGACTTCGTCGAGCGGTACGTGCTCGAACCGGGCCAACACCCGAGGAATCTGCCCTCGCATAGCAACGGCGCAACGACTCGGGCACCGGCCGTCGCCGCGGGCGCGGAGGCATAA
- a CDS encoding tetratricopeptide repeat protein, protein MRAVLAIAVVAFLTHATLAQDGDRSLRTANGLLQRGLHAEAAAEYSTALRSLDNAASRDEARYGLAMAEYNLGRDADALRTLSGLETGSRFAFRADADVLRTHLYFRQKDYPRAADAARAAVAHRDHAAWAGTASLLIESSHRAGRHEQAIESYSSLADRMSRDRDAYRRASFFAGLSQTIRAKRERDHAQAAEWFERALPPRGRDELGDLAMLHQAQALRRAGRTADAISTYQRAVARGGERTKPDAMLQLAAILRAEGRSGEAANVLRMLADDSPRHQPARVQFELGLALLDIDELADAARALDRAERAGDTELADDIAYWRAKTDLRRDRASNAAERLKTALERHSRSPLAAEMRYDLAVALQRDGEGTAASRAFAQFFSAHPDHAMAPDALYAMASLALDAGDTEQASELASQFTSTFSRHPLATNARFIQGEAAYRKGEYRAASRAFAPLIEAPDGSLAQQARYRLGMSLHAQGQSDEATKHLRVITEGRRTRAEFLPALFTLADIAFEAGEWQEAERGFGQYVQAAGEDGEGSDAATMKVALAQLRQNNTNEAIETLDTLLSTWPRSGHVPHALFELAQAHVSQGNDARAQRGFERLLEQHGDTRFAPHALRHMAAIASRAGEAQRAADLYAQAAERGGSALAIDIALERARALINAGRPQDAANLLRGMDGPARAWRVIALSRAGEHGEAVTLANRLGTSGLDAESASLYQYALATSLRNTGESERASRVLATLSSSDSPTSANAAVDLADLLIASKDYAQAADLLEPFASHDSLGTTAMYKAAWARYQLNDHRRVVALLDDKNLGELTGPGAMLLGESLLELKRGREAAEQFEVALQHAGDGVEPEAALLRLGEAHAAAQDWRKSQAAYERHRREHARSPRWYMAEFGVGWALENSGKPREAMPHYKAVTDKHKGDTAARAQFQLGECLFALKEHEEAVRELLRVDILHASPTWSAAALYEAGRCFEAMGKVGEARAQYRAVRERFAESDWATAAGERLAAIAGPGGTRTSGRGG, encoded by the coding sequence ATGCGCGCCGTGCTCGCGATCGCTGTGGTGGCCTTCCTGACGCACGCGACCCTCGCCCAAGACGGCGATCGGTCGCTGCGTACCGCGAACGGACTCCTCCAGCGTGGCCTGCACGCCGAGGCCGCTGCCGAGTACTCCACCGCGCTGCGTTCCCTCGACAACGCCGCCTCACGCGACGAAGCCCGCTATGGCCTGGCGATGGCCGAGTACAACCTGGGCCGGGACGCCGACGCCCTCCGGACGCTCTCCGGCTTGGAAACCGGCTCGCGCTTCGCATTCCGAGCCGACGCGGACGTCCTTCGCACGCACCTGTACTTCCGCCAAAAGGACTACCCACGCGCCGCCGACGCTGCCCGAGCTGCGGTCGCCCATCGAGACCACGCCGCATGGGCTGGCACCGCTTCGCTGCTGATCGAGAGTTCGCACCGCGCGGGCCGCCACGAGCAGGCGATCGAGAGCTACTCCAGCCTGGCCGATCGCATGAGCCGCGACCGCGACGCCTACCGCCGCGCGTCTTTCTTCGCCGGCCTATCCCAGACCATCCGAGCCAAACGCGAGAGAGATCACGCGCAGGCCGCCGAATGGTTCGAGCGCGCCCTACCTCCCCGAGGGCGCGACGAGCTGGGCGACCTGGCCATGCTCCATCAGGCACAGGCACTCCGTCGCGCTGGCCGCACCGCCGACGCGATCAGCACCTACCAGCGCGCCGTGGCGCGGGGTGGCGAACGCACCAAACCGGACGCGATGCTGCAACTGGCCGCCATCTTGCGAGCCGAGGGACGCTCCGGCGAGGCCGCCAATGTGCTGCGGATGCTCGCCGACGACAGCCCGCGGCACCAGCCGGCACGCGTGCAGTTCGAGCTCGGCCTTGCCCTGCTCGACATCGACGAACTCGCCGACGCGGCCCGCGCACTGGATCGTGCCGAACGGGCGGGCGACACGGAACTGGCCGACGACATCGCGTACTGGCGGGCGAAGACCGATCTGCGGCGCGACCGCGCCAGCAACGCCGCCGAGCGTCTGAAGACCGCCCTCGAGCGGCACTCGCGTAGCCCATTGGCCGCCGAGATGCGGTACGACCTGGCCGTCGCGCTGCAGCGCGACGGGGAAGGCACCGCCGCATCGCGTGCGTTCGCGCAATTCTTTTCGGCCCATCCCGACCACGCGATGGCGCCCGACGCGTTGTACGCCATGGCCTCGCTCGCGCTCGACGCCGGTGACACCGAGCAGGCCTCGGAGCTCGCGAGCCAGTTTACGTCAACCTTCTCACGGCACCCGTTGGCGACGAACGCCCGATTCATCCAGGGCGAGGCCGCGTATCGCAAGGGCGAGTATCGCGCCGCGTCGCGGGCGTTTGCTCCCCTGATTGAGGCACCCGATGGCTCGCTCGCGCAGCAGGCCCGGTATCGCCTGGGCATGAGCCTGCACGCCCAGGGTCAGAGCGACGAGGCGACCAAGCACCTTCGCGTCATCACCGAAGGGCGGCGCACGCGGGCCGAATTCCTGCCCGCATTGTTCACACTGGCCGACATCGCGTTCGAAGCGGGCGAGTGGCAGGAGGCCGAGCGGGGCTTCGGACAATACGTTCAGGCGGCGGGGGAAGACGGCGAGGGCAGCGACGCCGCCACGATGAAGGTCGCGCTGGCGCAGCTCCGCCAGAACAATACCAATGAGGCCATCGAGACGCTCGACACCCTGCTCTCGACATGGCCGCGCAGCGGGCACGTGCCGCACGCGTTGTTCGAGCTGGCCCAGGCTCATGTCTCGCAAGGCAACGACGCTCGCGCGCAACGCGGCTTCGAGCGACTGCTTGAACAACACGGCGACACGCGCTTCGCGCCCCACGCGCTGCGGCACATGGCCGCCATCGCCAGCCGAGCGGGGGAGGCCCAGCGCGCCGCAGACCTCTACGCCCAAGCCGCCGAGCGTGGCGGGAGCGCGCTCGCCATCGATATCGCCCTCGAACGCGCCCGAGCGCTCATCAACGCGGGTCGACCACAGGACGCCGCGAATCTACTGCGGGGCATGGATGGCCCCGCCCGGGCGTGGCGCGTGATCGCGCTCAGCCGGGCGGGCGAGCACGGGGAAGCCGTCACGCTCGCCAACAGGCTGGGCACGTCCGGGCTCGATGCCGAGAGCGCGAGTCTGTACCAATACGCTTTGGCCACCAGCCTTCGGAACACCGGCGAATCCGAACGTGCCTCGCGCGTTCTCGCCACACTGTCCTCCTCGGACAGCCCGACTTCGGCCAACGCCGCGGTCGACCTGGCCGACCTGCTGATCGCGAGCAAGGACTATGCCCAGGCCGCCGACCTGCTCGAACCGTTCGCATCCCACGATTCGCTCGGCACGACGGCGATGTACAAGGCCGCGTGGGCACGCTATCAGTTGAACGACCACCGCAGGGTCGTCGCATTGCTCGACGACAAGAACCTCGGCGAACTCACCGGCCCCGGCGCGATGCTGCTGGGTGAATCCCTGCTCGAGCTCAAGCGGGGCCGCGAGGCCGCCGAGCAGTTCGAGGTCGCCCTTCAACACGCTGGCGATGGCGTCGAACCCGAGGCCGCACTCTTGCGGCTTGGCGAGGCCCATGCCGCCGCACAGGATTGGCGCAAGAGCCAAGCCGCTTACGAGCGTCACCGCCGCGAGCATGCGAGGTCGCCGCGCTGGTACATGGCCGAGTTCGGTGTTGGCTGGGCGCTGGAGAATTCTGGCAAACCCCGCGAGGCGATGCCGCACTACAAGGCCGTCACCGACAAGCACAAGGGCGACACCGCGGCCCGCGCGCAGTTCCAACTGGGCGAGTGCCTGTTCGCCCTCAAAGAACACGAAGAAGCCGTCCGTGAGTTGCTACGGGTCGACATCCTGCACGCGTCACCCACCTGGAGCGCCGCGGCGTTATACGAGGCTGGTCGCTGCTTCGAGGCGATGGGCAAGGTGGGCGAGGCGCGGGCCCAGTACCGCGCCGTCCGGGAACGATTTGCCGAGAGCGACTGGGCCACGGCGGCGGGCGAGCGGCTCGCCGCCATCGCGGGGCCGGGCGGGACCAGAACCAGCGGGCGAGGAGGCTGA
- a CDS encoding cupin domain-containing protein → MEAINLVDKLGQFSDTWSPRIIAALNGQLVKLAKLEGEFVWHAHADEDELFYIVEGELIMKLRDREVPLKAGDVFVVPRGVEHCPYAPKGASVLLFEPEKTRHTGQVEHERTVHDQAWI, encoded by the coding sequence ATGGAAGCCATCAATCTCGTTGACAAACTTGGCCAGTTCTCCGACACCTGGTCGCCACGAATCATCGCGGCGCTGAATGGCCAGTTGGTCAAGCTCGCCAAGCTCGAGGGCGAGTTCGTGTGGCACGCCCACGCCGACGAGGACGAGCTGTTCTACATCGTCGAGGGTGAACTCATCATGAAGCTGCGCGATCGTGAGGTGCCCCTGAAAGCGGGGGATGTGTTCGTGGTGCCGCGTGGTGTCGAACATTGTCCGTACGCACCGAAGGGCGCATCGGTCTTGCTCTTCGAGCCGGAAAAGACCAGGCACACCGGGCAGGTCGAGCACGAGCGCACCGTCCACGATCAGGCCTGGATCTAA
- a CDS encoding lysophospholipase gives MPRFFTILLVLLALAIPAHAQETEGDWHGILETPMGSLTLIIRITADNTGTLAGTLESPDQAPGALMPLTSIRAQDQNLEFTLQAANIRYEATWEDGVWVGTFHQGGQLPLTLEPGLPAPRAKRAQEPEGPLPYDSFGATIENPRAEGVTLAGTLTTPRGEGPFPGVVLITGSGAQDRDQSLMGHKPFLVLADQLTRRGIAVLRYDDRGFAHSTGQFAGATSTDFALDARAAMEYLRRHPKVRTDAVGLVGHSEGGIVAPLVVEAGGDPNFLVLLAGPGTDMIQLLVSQSRLMGLAEGEDAEVLEEREPILRELFEATASAGDEEEAAERLEELLTDEIVSALGATPEQRPMLIGALSATWMRALLSHDPAGPLSKVRVPVLALNGGLDLQVPPKENLEAIASALRDNPDATTTELPGLNHLFQPATTGALSEYAQIETTFDPATIELIATWINTRFGEE, from the coding sequence ATGCCCAGGTTCTTCACCATCCTGCTCGTGCTCCTTGCCCTTGCGATCCCCGCACACGCACAAGAGACCGAGGGCGACTGGCACGGCATACTCGAAACACCAATGGGTTCGCTCACCCTGATCATCCGCATTACCGCCGACAACACCGGCACACTGGCCGGCACGCTCGAGAGCCCGGACCAGGCCCCCGGTGCGCTGATGCCGCTGACCAGCATTCGTGCACAGGACCAGAACCTGGAGTTCACGCTCCAGGCGGCCAACATCCGCTACGAGGCGACGTGGGAAGATGGCGTCTGGGTCGGCACGTTCCACCAGGGCGGGCAACTGCCACTCACGCTCGAGCCGGGCCTGCCCGCGCCCCGCGCGAAGCGCGCGCAGGAGCCCGAGGGCCCGCTCCCCTACGACTCGTTCGGCGCAACGATCGAGAACCCGCGCGCCGAGGGTGTGACCCTCGCCGGCACGCTCACCACGCCGCGCGGCGAAGGCCCCTTCCCGGGCGTCGTGCTCATCACCGGCTCGGGCGCGCAAGATCGCGACCAGTCGCTCATGGGCCACAAGCCCTTCCTCGTGCTGGCCGACCAGCTCACCCGCCGCGGCATCGCCGTGTTGCGGTATGACGATCGTGGGTTTGCCCACTCGACCGGCCAGTTTGCTGGTGCGACGTCGACCGATTTCGCACTCGACGCCCGCGCCGCGATGGAGTACCTCCGCCGGCACCCCAAGGTGCGCACCGATGCGGTAGGACTGGTTGGTCACAGCGAGGGCGGCATCGTCGCGCCGCTGGTCGTCGAGGCCGGAGGTGACCCGAACTTTCTCGTGCTGCTGGCCGGCCCGGGCACCGACATGATCCAGCTCCTGGTCAGCCAATCCCGCCTTATGGGCCTTGCCGAGGGTGAGGATGCGGAGGTCCTGGAAGAGCGAGAGCCGATCCTGCGCGAGTTGTTCGAGGCCACCGCGAGCGCCGGCGACGAGGAAGAAGCCGCCGAACGCCTCGAAGAACTGTTGACCGATGAGATCGTTTCCGCACTGGGGGCCACGCCCGAGCAGCGACCGATGCTGATCGGGGCACTCTCGGCAACATGGATGCGCGCCCTGCTGTCGCACGATCCGGCGGGCCCGCTCTCGAAGGTTCGCGTTCCGGTGCTGGCTCTCAATGGAGGGCTGGATCTGCAGGTGCCGCCCAAAGAGAACCTCGAAGCCATCGCCAGCGCCTTGCGTGACAACCCTGACGCAACGACAACTGAGTTGCCCGGGCTGAACCACCTCTTCCAGCCCGCGACAACCGGCGCGCTGAGCGAGTATGCCCAGATCGAAACGACCTTCGATCCCGCCACCATCGAGCTGATCGCGACGTGGATTAACACCCGGTTTGGCGAGGAGTAG
- a CDS encoding autorepressor SdpR family transcription factor, which translates to MNAVFKALSDPTRRRVLQLLRAGPMTAGDLAQHFEVSKPTMSAHFTVLREADLIEADKTGRTITYRLKMSVLEDALMGFAGAVGLGIEREEPKSQEGVNPQ; encoded by the coding sequence ATGAACGCCGTGTTCAAGGCACTCTCCGATCCCACCCGCCGCCGCGTGCTCCAGCTGTTGCGTGCCGGCCCGATGACCGCCGGCGACCTCGCTCAACACTTCGAGGTCTCCAAGCCCACGATGTCGGCCCACTTCACGGTGCTGCGCGAGGCCGACCTGATCGAGGCCGACAAGACCGGCCGCACCATCACGTACCGCCTGAAGATGTCCGTGCTCGAGGACGCCCTCATGGGCTTCGCCGGCGCGGTCGGGCTCGGGATCGAACGCGAGGAGCCCAAGTCCCAAGAAGGGGTAAATCCGCAATGA
- a CDS encoding PGPGW domain-containing protein, giving the protein MPDWIAENQQVFWILGVASVVVFVASLLLMPALIVRIPMDYFAHETRPPSRWAKRNPAVRLAILIAKNVLGVALVLGGIAMLVLPGQGLLTIFAGVVLLDFPRKYAFERWLIRRRWVHRPVNWLRRRRHREPLLIEPSRIPNI; this is encoded by the coding sequence GTGCCCGATTGGATTGCCGAGAATCAGCAGGTCTTCTGGATCCTGGGCGTCGCCTCGGTCGTCGTCTTCGTGGCCAGCCTGCTCTTGATGCCGGCGTTGATCGTCCGCATCCCGATGGACTACTTCGCCCACGAGACCCGGCCGCCGAGCCGATGGGCCAAGCGGAACCCCGCGGTGCGGCTGGCCATCCTCATCGCCAAGAACGTGCTCGGTGTCGCCCTCGTCCTTGGCGGCATCGCCATGCTGGTCCTGCCCGGCCAGGGGCTGCTGACCATCTTCGCCGGCGTCGTGCTGCTCGACTTCCCTCGCAAGTACGCCTTCGAGCGGTGGCTCATCCGCAGGCGATGGGTCCACCGCCCGGTGAACTGGCTTCGCCGCCGGCGTCATCGCGAGCCGCTCCTGATTGAGCCGTCCCGAATCCCGAATATTTAG